In the Topomyia yanbarensis strain Yona2022 chromosome 3, ASM3024719v1, whole genome shotgun sequence genome, one interval contains:
- the LOC131687663 gene encoding uncharacterized protein LOC131687663: MASGGYAHNPNGNCRLCKDKDSADEWMVECSKCWNWFHMTCTKLEKRPSTKDLWHCPKCKEEIMELQQLRKELEDQKKKTTRSVSKERGPADTVELLRRQFEAQMESQKLRDEAFQKAMIEMATKMHQVKMDPEAGQQMAPTIKLPDEITNLLRRQTATPLPVFNGNYKDWPNFKRLYEQSKREGQFSDTDNINRLMASLGKVDFVVTLGNLVSNMSMIQCENYLTNPLQMAELVCRLPLNLREQWADKEAEAMIPQEGRPRQKLTLKELHEFLKPQQQRATLLIAQKVCQSEKENPKNERQSRVNMHAETTSRSQAKCSCCSQQHWIVACPVFKKMSVEKRRELALEKRMCFNCLRQGHSFRNCQMRPNCRTERCTAHHHTFLHIRPKTNDEKRASQKEETKQKIKESSGHSKDNKKNQDKKEVKEIDAQAPTSSTSKEQEDEAVRTNIHATKRNKVYYQILPVTLYAQGRQLETFAFLDHGSSNSLILDDLAKDLGLQGPVSPLCIKWTNDSVHEDNESQNVCFKISGDNKIRYQMESVRTVKKLSLPRQTLDYNDLHENYNHLKNLPIQGYENAEPTLLIGLDHPRLLTATKQRASKVGPVAAKTPIGWVIYGRTNSRHQGEIYSCVVEEQDSLREEMRKYFSTEEFGVKVSTTNQQSEEDSRAEKLIKETMKYDGSQYEIGLLWKQARPIMPKSESFKGALKRLEYTETKMRKNPEFAQWYTDKIKEYVEKGYARKLTANEITLTTDKTYYLPHFAVLPRYKDYELLSGPDNLTSLFGILLRFREGKCAVAGDIQEMFSQIKIRKEDQEAQRFLWRDGKASNTMGHYVMQVMTFGATCSPACAQAVKNANAENYRDCDPVAANAIIKQHYVDDYLDSFSTAEEASAVTFGVIKIHEAAHFTLRNIISNDAEMLDVLPERNVARQSTQKEFIEKTATSEKVLGVYWDTTQDTIGYRIADFKSNAIPTKREVLSTIARIFDPLGLIAHITIGGKLLMQQAWKEGIDWDEKISTKLMEDWTIWTNRLSTISHLRISRCFSPNIPDAKSLELHIFVDASESAFAAAAYIRAETLHGYDVSLIAAKTRVAPNKAMSIPRLELQAAVLGTRLKTTVLKELRLNITNVTMWTDSTTVLS, encoded by the exons ATGGCATCTGGAGGATACGCGCACAACCCGAATGGGAATTGCCGCCTGTGCAAGGACAAGGACAGCGCGGACGAATGGATGGTCGAGTGCTCAAAGTGTTGGAACTGGTTCCACATGACCTGCACCAAACTTGAGAAAAGACCCTCCACTAAGGACCTCTGGCACTGCCCAAAGTGCAAAGAGGAAATAATGGAGCTCCAGCAACTAAGAAAGGAGCTGGAGGATCAAAAGAAGAAGACTACCAGGAGTGTGTCCAAGGAACGCGGACCAGCAGACACTGTAGAGCTGCTAAGACGCCAATTTGAGGCACAAATGGAAAGCCAAAAATTGCGTGATGAGGCATTTCAAAAAGCCATGATTGAGATGGCAACCAAAATGCACCAAGTAAAAATGGACCCCGAAGCGGGACAACAAATGGCTCCGACAATCAAATTGCCGGATGAAATTACAAACTTACTGAGGAGGCAAACAGCAACACCCCTCCCAGTTTTCAACGGAAATTACAAGGATTGGCCAAATTTCAAACGGCTTTACGAACAAAGCAAACGAGAAGGTCAATTCAGCGATACCGACAATATAAACAGACTTATGGCAAGTCTAGGCAAGGTGGACTTCGTAGTGACTCTCGGAAATTTGGTGTCCAACATGTCCATGATACAGTGCGAGAATTATTTAACTAATCCGTTGCAGATGGCTGAACTTGTTTGCCGCTTACCACTGAACTTAAGAGAACAATGGGCGGACAAGGAAGCAGAAGCAATGATTCCGCAAGAAGGACGACCACGGCAAAAACTCACACTAAAGGAATTACACGAGTTTTTGAAACCGCAACAGCAAAGAGCAACACTTCTTATTGCACAAAAGGTGTGTCAATCTGAGAAGGAAAACCCGAAAAATGAGCGCCAATCAAGAGTCAATATGCACGCTGAAACAACATCCAGATCCCAAGCCAAATGTTCCTGTTGTAGCCAACAACATTGGATAGTAGCATGCCCGGTCTTTAAAAAGATGAGTGTGGAAAAAAGACGAGAACTGGCACTAGAGAAACGCATGTGCTTTAACTGTTTACGCCAAGGACACTCCTTTAGAAACTGTCAAATGAGGCCAAACTGCAGAACAGAAAGATGTACAGCACATCATCACACATTTCTTCACATCAGACCAAaaacaaatgatgaaaaacgagCCTCCCAAAAGgaggaaacaaaacaaaaaatcaaggaatCTTCAGGACATTCAAAAGACAACAAGAAGAACCAAGATAAGAAGGAAGTGAAAGAAATAGATGCGCAAGCTCCAACATCGTCCACCTCGAAGGAACAAGAAGATGAAGCTGTACGCACTAACATACACGCTACCAAAAGAAATAAGGTCTACTACCAAATACTGCCGGTTACACTTTATGCGCAAGGAAGACAATTAGAAACCTTCGCATTTTTGGATCACGGCTCATCGAACAGTCTAATCCTCGACGACTTGGCCAAAGATTTAGGTTTGCAAGGGCCAGTATCACCATTATGCATAAAATGGACAAATGACTCCGTACACGAAGATAACGAAAGCCAAAACgtatgtttcaaaatatcaggCGATAACAAAATTCGATACCAAATGGAAAGTGTACGTACAGTAAAAAAATTATCCTTACCACGACAGACACTTGACTACAATGATCTTCATGAAAACTACAAccatcttaaaaaccttcctatTCAAGGATACGAGAATGCTGAGCCGACATTACTTATTGGACTTGATCATCCCCGACTATTAACAGCAACAAAACAGAGAGCAAGCAAAGTCGGTCCAGTTGCCGCTAAAACACCAATAGGATGGGTCATTTACGGAAGGACCAACTCTCGACATCAAGGAGAAATATATTCCTGTGTAGTAGAGGAGCAAGACTCACTACGAGAAGAAATGAGGAAATACTTCTCAACGGAAGAGTTTGGCGTTAAGGTTAGCACCACTAACCAACAGAGCGAGGAGGATAGCCgagctgaaaaattgataaaagaaacaATGAAGTATGACGGGAGTCAATACGAAATTGGCCTTTTATGGAAACAAGCCAGGCCCATAATGCCAAAATCAGAAAGCTTCAAGGGAGCATTAAAGAGGTTAGAATACACTGAAACTAAGATGAGGAAAAACCCTGAGTTTGCCCAATGGTACACGGACAAAATTAAGGAATACGTTGAAAAGGGATACGCACGAAAATTAACAGCAAACGAGATAACACTAACAACCGATAAAACATACTATTTGCCTCATTTCGCTGTC CTGCCAAGGTACAAGGATTATGAATTACTCTCTGGTCCCGATAACTTGACATCGCTCTTTGGAATTTTACTGAGATTCCGAGAAGGAAAGTGCGCAGTAGCAGGAGACATCCAAGAGATGTTCTCACAAATTAAAATACGCAAAGAGGACCAGGAGGCTCAACGATTCTTATGGAGGGACGGTAAGGCTTCAAATACCATGGGACACTACGTAATGCAGGTAATGACGTTTGGAGCAACCTGCTCACCTGCATGTGCCCAAGCAGTAAAGAATGCAAACGCAGAGAACTACCGAGATTGCGATCCGGTGGCAGCGAACGCCATTATAAAACAACACTATGTTGACGATTATCTGGACAGTTTCTCGACAGCGGAGGAAGCCAGTGCAGTCACGTTCGGAGTTATAAAAATTCATGAAGCTGCACACTTCACACTAAGAAACATCATTTCAAACGATGCCGAAATGCTGGACGTTCTACCTGAACGCAACGTCGCGAGACAATCCACCCAAaaggaatttattgaaaaaactgCAACATCAGAGAAAGTCCTCGGAGTATACTGGGACACGACCCAAGACACAATTGGGTATAGAATAGCAGACTTCAAGTCCAACGCCATACCGACCAAAAGAGAAGTCCTCTCAACAATTGCCAGAATCTTCGACCCTCTTGGATTAATAGCGCATATTACGATTGGAGGTAAATTACTAATGCAACAAGCCTGGAAAGAAGGTATAGACTGGGATGAGAAAATATCTACGAAATTAATGGAAGATTGGACGATTTGGACAAATAGACTATCCACAATATCACATCTGAGAATTTCTAGGTGTTTCTCTCCCAACATACCGGACGCAAAATCATTGGAATTGCATATCTTTGTTGATGCATCAGAATCAGCGTTCGCCGCGGCAGCATATATACGAGCAGAAACCTTACACGGATACGACGTAAGCCTAATAGCAGCAAAAACGAGAGTTGCACCAAATAAAGCCATGTCAATTCCAAGGCTAGAACTTCAAGCCGCGGTGTTAGGCACACGATTGAAAACAACCGTTTTAAAGGAACTTCGATTGAATATTACAAACGTAACCATGTGGACAGATAGCACCACTGTACTCTCCTGA